ATACCAAAATTCGATCTCGTATTTGATCATTTCGCGAGAAACGATTCCCTGATAGAGTACAGGGACTGGCTGCGCGTGCGCCGGGAAAATTCGCAGGCTACTCCCGACGGGGAGGCGACTGAGGAATTCAACGAGGCGAAGCGCGCCGCGCAATGGATATACGACAACTGGAAGTAACATTTTTCAGCATAATGAGTAATAGAAAAACAATATATGCTATAATTTTCGATATATGCGGAGGATGCTGCGGCAGCTCCGGATACGGCAATGAGTGAAACATAAGGAAGGAATGGTAAGATGAAAAAGCTTTTCACAATGATGCTTATGGCGGCGCTCGTCGCCTGCGCGGCTTCCGCCGTCGCGGCAGCAACGGAGACAAAGGACGGCGGCTCGGCGGCTGATTCGATACTTGCACAGGTACAGGCCAATAAAGCGGCAAACAAAGAAAAGGCCGGCGACAAAAAAGAGGAATCGGCTCCCAAAAAGACCGAAGATAAAAAACCCGAGGCGGCGAAGGCGCCGGCTCCCGCGCAAAATGAGGCCCCCAAGAAAAACGAGGCCGCGGCCACGATGGATCAGATCGTCAAAGAGGCTGCGGACAAAGCGGCAAAGGAACAGGAGTCCTCACCGAACAACAAGGGCGCGGCGGCCGTCACTCCGGCGGAACCAAAGAAAGATCCGGCAGCCCCTGCCGCGGCGGTCAAGACTGAACCGGCTAAGAGCGAACCGGCTAAGGCGGTAAAGCCGACTGAACCGGCAAAGAGCGCGCCCGCGCAGCCTAAGACCGAACCCGCGCCCGCGCAGCCCGCTCCCGCCCAGCCGGCGGCCAATGCCGCCGACGCCGGCGAGGTACCGGCCGGACGGCCGTTGAAGCCGACGGCGATGCAGGCCGGAGCCCCCGAGACCAAGGAGAGCGTCGCGGTCTCCGCCGAATGGCTTAAAGCCAACCGCGGCAAAGTGGTACTTATCGACTCCCGCCCCGAGAGCCTCTACAGCGGCGGGCATATCCCCGGAGCGGTCAACGCCCCGTGGACTTACTTCGCGAACATGAACGCAAAACAGGGAACTGAAAAATGGGGCGTCATCTGGCCCGCGGCGACGATGGCCAAGCGCATCGGCGCGCTCGGCGTAGACGGCAAGAAGACCGTCATCGCCTACTGCGACGCCGGCGGCTGGGGACAGAGCGGCTGGACCCTCTGGATACTGCGCCAGGCCGGGATCAAAAACGCCAAGATACTCGAGGGCGGCATCGGCGCCTGGAAGGCGGCTGGCGGACAGGTGACAAAGACGAAAAACGTCAACAAAGCAGTCGCCTTCACTATCAAGCAGTACGTTCCGAACTATACCGCCACGACGGAGTGGATAAACAACAACCTCGGCAAACCGGGGCTCGTGCTCCTCGACGTCCGCACCGAGCCGGAGTTCCTCGGAAAAATCCGCCCGTTCCAGGAAAAACGCGCGGGACACCTCCCGGGTGCGATAAATGTGCCGAGAGAATCGTTCCTTACACAGGAGAGCCACTTTAAGCCGGCCGAAGAGGTGCAGGCCCTCCTCGCGCAGCACGGCGTAACCCCGGACAGCGAGATCGTCGTCTACGACACAGCCGGAGTCCGCTCCGCCTTCGTAACGATGCTCCTCCGCTACAGCGGCTTCACGAAGAGCCAGAGCTACGACGAAGGATTCCAGGCCTGGGCCGGGGACCCCGAACTGCCGCTAGTCAAACCGTAAATCGGCGTTTATACGCACGACTAACTTCATAACAGAGGGCTTGCCAATGCTCACCGCACACTAGTGCGCCTCCGCTTGGCAAGCCCTCTGTTATTTCGTTATTCGCACGTCTAAACGCCGATTTAGCGCCCTTCCGTCGCTCCGGCCTCCGAGCCGGAGCCTATGATTGTTGGCTTGGTTTATCTTTTTAAAAGGCTCCCTCGGATGAACAGAATCCCGAAAATCGGACAGCCAAATAAAGCCCCTGGATTATAATAAAACTAAATACATATAAAGGGGGCTCTTCTATGCGTAAACGTAAAACAGAAGAAAGAATAAAAGCAATTGAGATGCACAAACAGGGAATTCCACGAAGGCGGATTGCTGAAGAACTTGGTGTTAGTCATGATTCTGTTAAAACATGGATATCTTTATATAAGAGCGGACAGAAGGACTTACTGGATGATACAAGGAAAAAAAGAACCTACAGCAAGGCTGTAAAACTTGAAGCTGTTTCGGCTCATTTAGAAGAGGGACGTACTATGGTAGATGTTACCTCATCTTTTAACATTTCAAGTCCCTCTCTTTTAAGACGATGGTGTAAGGAATTTATCGAACAAGGGGATATTTCTAGTTCAAAACAAGACTGTCCAGATAAGAAATTGGAAGTTACAAATAGCATAGAAAAGATTAAAGAGCTGGAAATGCAGGTCGATGTATTAAAAAAAGCCTTAGAGCTGCAAAGGTGGTGATAGAAAGAAATATTAAATACAGAATCATTTTTGAATTTTCAACAAAACATTCTGTCTGTGTAATGTGTAGATTTTTGTCCGTATCTCGTTCGACATACTACAGTTGGCTAAAGCGGCGTGGAATGGAAGATAAAGACGGTCCTCTCATAGAAGCAATAAGAACGGGACAGAATATCAACAAAAACACTTATGGGTACAGGCGAATGACTCTGTGGCTCAACAACTTCATTGGCATTCATGTAAACAATAAGAGGGAAGGCGTGTTATGAAAAAAGCGGGACTTCAAGCGGAAATAAGAAAAAAGAAAAAGTTTAAAGTGATGTCAGGAAATATCCACAGCTATGAGAATATCCTGAACAGAGAATTTCGTTCCGACAGACCAAACCAGAAACTGGTTACTGATATCACATATATACGAACAAAAAGGGTAATATATTCCTCTCCATGATAAAAGATCTCTTTGATAATTCCATACAGGGATATCAAATCAGTCGTAATAATAACATTAAGTTAGTAACCGATACATTGAAGAAAGCATTTGAAAATAATAATAAGGTGGTCGCTGATGGACCAATCCTCCACAGCGACCAGGGGTTTCAATATACAAGCCATGCATATTTCAACCTGACACAAAGATACGGACTCAAGGTCTCGATGTCAAGGAAAGGAAATTGTTTGGATAATGCCTGTGCAGAAAACTTCTTTAGTCACATTAAATCAGAACTCGTCAACCGAGTAAAAATGGGAGAACTACGAGGAGGCCAAAGATGCTATAGACGAATATATAAGGTATTATAATAACGACAGGATACAGATAAAATTGAAAAAGGCTCCGATGCAATATCGAAGTCTCTTTATTGAATAAATTTTTGATACCCTTGGGAGCTTTTATAGCGTTGTCCGGTTTGCGGGACTCTGTTCATCCGAGGGGGCTGGCTCGGCGGTGTTTTTCCGCCGAGACTGGAGGAGGCTTGACCTTGGGTTTTGTTTTGATTTTAGCCTTACCATCTTCCGCATCTTCCGCGGCTGTCGCCGCGGGCACTGCGTGGCGCGGAAAACATGCGCCACGCAGGTCAACACTCCTTCCGTCAGCCGCAAAAAACACGCGGCTGCCACCTCGTATAATAAGTGCAGTCGTTGAAGGACAGGGAAAACTCAAGAGCAATCCTGTACAATAAACGACTAACGCTGTGGACCGGTTGTGCCACGTACCGCACGACGGTTTGAGGGAGGATCCGGCCACGGCTTTTTGCTTGAATGGTGATGAGTCAGATACTGCGCGACAGTTTATATCTATCGAGGTTCCATATGCAAAAAGACCGTGGGTTACAGCGTATCTTAATTGAGAAAGATGGTTTTTATTATGATCTATGTCGGCATCGACATCGCTAAGAATAAGCACGACTGTGTTATTCTCAGCGATCACGCTACTTGCCTTCGTCCTTGCTTCTCTTTGAAAAACAACTCTCAAGGCTTTGCTCTGCTAATTAATGCCATCAAAGAGGCTTGTGGCGGTGATTTCAATCATGGAGAAGTGAAAGCAGGGCTTGAAAAGCTACCGGACACTACGCTCACAACATAGTGGCTTTTCTAAACTCTAACGGTATTGATACCACAATATTCAATCCTTTTCTGGTAAATCAATATCGTAAATCACGTTCCCTGCGCAAGACAAAAACCGATAAGGCTGATGCCATGCTCATCGCTGAGCTTTTGATATCGACGGCCGCAAACCCTGCAACTCCATCTTACCACAATCAGGAAATGAAAACACTATGCAGGTATCGTTTTAGTCTCGTAAAACAGCGCAGCAAGCTCAAAGCTGACATGTCACGCTATGTCGACCTCTTATTCCCAGAACTTGGTTCTCTAGGCTTAAACCCCACTTCCTCCTCCGTCATGGCTATGTTAAAAGAACTTCCCGGTGCATCATATATTTCTATTTGTAATATCTCCCAGCTCACAGATATCCTCTCAAGCAGCTCTCGTGGAAGGTATGGAAAAGAAACGGCTGAACAGGTTAAAGCAATGGCGAAAGAATCCATCGCCACGGCCAATAAAGCGTTGTCATACATAATGTCGGATACAATAGAGCAGATCTGCCTGCTAAACAAACGTATTGCAAAAATAGACGGTGAACTGAAAAACGAGGTTGAAAAATCTGGGACAAAACTTACCTCTATACCTGGAATAGGCTTTTGTATAGCTTCCGTGATATTAGCGGAAATAGGGGATATCAACCTCTTCTCATCTGCAGACAAACTTCAGGCATTCGCGGGACTCGACCCATCCACATTCCAGTCAGGAAACTTCACGGCAAGCCACACCCACATGGTAAAACGCGGCTCTGCATATCTGCGATGGGCGATCATGCAGGGTGCTCGCTTATGTTCTCTCAACAATCTAAAGTACAAACAATATTTGGACAAAAAAATAAAGGAAGGCAAACACTACAATTCGGCTTTAGGACACCTATCTAAAAAACTGATAAGATTGATATTCCATTTACTGAAAGAAAATGAAGAATATGATCCAAAAGTAGCTTAGCCGTAAAAAACAAGAACGGGACTAGAGATAAAACATTGCCTTTACAGAGGCTTAGTATTACTTTGATAGTATCTGCTGTTTACAATTATAGATACTTTCTCTTTTTTTTTGTTTAAGGGCTTGACTTAATATAGTCAGTCTCCCTCGGCGAGGGAGGCTTTAAAGGCATAAATCGCTGTTTATCTTTTCCCTACAATCGCGTAAATCGGCGTTTAGACGTGCCGGATGCTAAATAACTTACCCTCTGAGTACCGGAGCCGTATTGGTCATACGGCGAGGACACTCAGAGGGCAAGTTATGACGCAGACGGCGCGTATAAACGCCGATTTACCTGTACCAGGGAAACTTCTCGGCCATCCCCGGCCTTCGGGGCATTCCTTTGGGGAGCGGGCCGACCTTATCCCACACCGCGAAGCAGTGGTTCATATCGCCCAGCTCATATGGCACGAGGCGCGGCTGCGAAAGTCCGAGGTTCTTCCATTTATTGCCCACGGCCGCCAGCTCTTCGCGCGCCTTCGGCCCTTTGAAGGCGATGAGCCGTCCCTTTGCCTTTACAAAGGGGGCCAGGTATTCCGCCAGGATGCCGGCGGCGCAGACGGCGCGCGCCGCCGCCGCGTCGAACTTTTCCAAATTCTTTTTCGCGTAGTCCTCCGAGCGCGAACAGACGACGGTTACGTTTGAAAGCCCCATCAGCTCCGCGATCCGCTCCACCTGGACGCATTTGCGCGTGATGCTGTCGAGCAAAGTCACATGCAGTCCGGGGCGGCATATCGCCCAGACGAGGCCGGGAAGGCCGCCTCCCGTGCCGACGTCGATCACGCTGCCGCCCGCGGGCAGCAGCGGCAGCGCGAAGGCGCAGTCGATGATGTGCCCGTTCCAGAGCGTCCCTTCGTCGGAGGGCCCCGTGAGCCGCGCCAGTTCGTTGGCCTTTATAAGCAGCGATACATACTGCCGCAGCCTGGCCTCGTTTTCGTCGATATATTTTTTTATTTCCTCGGGCGCAAGGCTTTCGATCATCAAAAAACACCTCGTTGATGTGATAATTAATAGATATGGACACCACTGAGGAGACGCATATCCGTGCCGCGCGCGGCAGGCAAAGAAAAAATCTGCCTTTTCCGCAGCAAATATTTTGGCGCGCGCCGGACGCCCACTGAATCAGCGGTTCCCTTAGAACTCTACCAGTGTATAATATAGCATGAGAGGCAACGATGGGAGGCTGACTTATGGAAACTTTTGAAAAAGGTTCGAAGATAAAGAACGGCAAGCTTAGCATTATCGATCTGCGCGGCACATGGCGCGAGATGGGACGCCAATACGGCGCGCTGATGTCGGCGGAGCTCCGCGACATATATGAAAGGGCCATATGCGGCCGCATCCTGGCCCAGGCGGATGAGCCGCAGGGCATCAAGCTTCAGGCGGAAAAGTTCTTCACGAACTATCCCTATAAGTTCAAAGAGATCCTGCGGGGCATGAGCGAGAGCTCCGGCCTCTCGCTTGAAGAGCTGAAGCTCGTCAACGCCTTTGAAGTAATCGCCGCGATGGCTCTCATGCCGCAGCAGTGCTCAGGCATCGCCGTGTGGGGCGACTACGCGGAAGGGCCTCTCGTCTACGGAAGAAATTACGATTACCTCCCCTGGTTCAAAGATTTTGACGACGACATCGTCCTCGCCTGTTTCCACCCCGGCGACGGTTCGCTGGCGGTGGCCACGCTCGGCTACGCGGGCGAGATATATGTCGTCAACGGGATGAATGAGAAGGGGATATTCCTCGAACTCAACAACGGGATGCCCTCTGGCGGCGCGCTCTGGTATGACAGCCGCGTCCCGGCGGTCACCGAGCTGTTCGGCTTCCTTCTGGACTGTTCGACGCTCGACGAGATCGAGAGCCATTTCCAGACGACGAAGGCCAATTTCGCCTATATCGTCGGCGTGGCCGACGGACAGACGGCCCGCTGTTTTGAATGGCCCGTTTTCGAGGTGAAACGCCGCGAATCGCATTCGCGCCCGGGGCTCACCGTATTGACGAATCATTTCACGGAATTTTCCTGGGGGCTCCCCCGCCCCGATGACAAGACCTACTGGATGACGCGCACGCGCCGCCAGAACCTCCTCACCCTCGCCAAGCATTTCAAGGGCACGATCAACGATAAGGTAATGATGGACATCATGGACTCCAAGATAGAGGAGCTGGGAGCGACGACCGATCTCACGCTATACCAGATGGTCGTGGTACCCGAGAGGTATGAGCTGTGGTTCAAGATACCCGATAAGCAGGAATGGACGCAGATCGACATGAAAGAAATTCTCCAGCCGCGCGAGGATTAGCCCGATGGGAAAATATTACATCGCGTTCGACTGCGGCACAATGGGGACCAAGACGGCGCTTTACAGCATAGATTCCACGCGCGTCGCCGAGGCTTACCGGGAGAATAAGATCTCTTACCCGCGTCCGGGATGGGCGGAGATGGACGCCAACTGTTTCGTCAGCAATGTCCGCGAGGGAGTGCGCGAGTGCCTCGCCAAATCAGGCGTCAATCCCGCCGAGGTCCGCGCGATCTCGGCGAGCGGCATCATCTGCGGCATCGTCGGCATCGACGAGAACTGGCAGCCGGTGACGCCCTTCGTCCCATACCTCGACAACCGCGCGAGCGGCGAAGCGAAATGGGTGCGCGAGAACGTCAAGCCGGTATGGGTCGAGGAGAGCGGCAACGCCATCGTCGACGAGTTCATGCCGCCGATGATCCTGCGCTGGTTCCTCAACAAATATACGGGCTTCCGCGATAACGCCGTGAAGGTCGTGAACAACGGCCCCTTCGTCTTAGGCACGCTCGCCGGGCTGACGGCGCGGGAGGCGTTCCTGGATTGGGCGACGATGTCCGGTTGGCTGATCGGCTACGACGCCAGGGAGCGCAATTGGTCCAAACGGCAGATGAAGGCGCTCGGCATTCCGATGGAGATATTGCCGCGAATCGTCAAGCCGTGGGATATCGTCGGCTTCCTCTGCCCCGAGGAGGCTGAGAAGATGGGGCTGCCATCCGGCATCCCCATCGCCGCCGGCGCGGGCGACACGATGCAGTCGGCGCTCGCCTCGGGACTGCTGGAACCGGGGCTCGCCACCGACGTGGCGGGGACGGCCTCGATCTTCGCCGTCGCCGTCTCGGAGGCGGACAGCCGCATCACGGCGGCGCCCGGCATGATGTTCGCCGCCGGCACGCTGGAGGACTCCTATTTCTACTGGAGCATGATCCGCGCCGGGGGCCTTTCGCTGCGCTGGTTCCGTGACAGCGTCGCCAACCGCGCGGGAGACCAGATGTTCTACGCGGAGATGGACACCCTCGCCGCCGAGATACCAGCCGGTTCGCGCGGCCTTCTCTTCTATCCCTACCTGCAGGGGGCCGGCCCTGACATGCCCGGAGCCTGCGGGGCCTTTCTGGGGCTCTTCGGCGCAAGCGACCGCGCCGCGATGTGGCGCTCGATCCTGGAAGCGATCGCCTTTGAATATGCCCAGATGATAAAGATCTACCGTGAGTGCGGCATCCCCCTGAACGAGATCATCGGCACCGAGGGCGGCAGCAAGAGCCCGTTGTGGACGCAGATAAAGGCCGACATCCTCGGCGGCGCCTACAACATCCCCACAAGAAGCGAGGGCGGCCTGATGGCCGACGTCGCGGTGGCGGCTTACGCCGTCGGCGACATCGAGAATATCAAGGAGACGATGCGCG
The window above is part of the Cloacibacillus evryensis DSM 19522 genome. Proteins encoded here:
- a CDS encoding sulfurtransferase translates to MKKLFTMMLMAALVACAASAVAAATETKDGGSAADSILAQVQANKAANKEKAGDKKEESAPKKTEDKKPEAAKAPAPAQNEAPKKNEAAATMDQIVKEAADKAAKEQESSPNNKGAAAVTPAEPKKDPAAPAAAVKTEPAKSEPAKAVKPTEPAKSAPAQPKTEPAPAQPAPAQPAANAADAGEVPAGRPLKPTAMQAGAPETKESVAVSAEWLKANRGKVVLIDSRPESLYSGGHIPGAVNAPWTYFANMNAKQGTEKWGVIWPAATMAKRIGALGVDGKKTVIAYCDAGGWGQSGWTLWILRQAGIKNAKILEGGIGAWKAAGGQVTKTKNVNKAVAFTIKQYVPNYTATTEWINNNLGKPGLVLLDVRTEPEFLGKIRPFQEKRAGHLPGAINVPRESFLTQESHFKPAEEVQALLAQHGVTPDSEIVVYDTAGVRSAFVTMLLRYSGFTKSQSYDEGFQAWAGDPELPLVKP
- a CDS encoding helix-turn-helix domain-containing protein; protein product: MRKRKTEERIKAIEMHKQGIPRRRIAEELGVSHDSVKTWISLYKSGQKDLLDDTRKKRTYSKAVKLEAVSAHLEEGRTMVDVTSSFNISSPSLLRRWCKEFIEQGDISSSKQDCPDKKLEVTNSIEKIKELEMQVDVLKKALELQRW
- a CDS encoding transposase — translated: MEDKDGPLIEAIRTGQNINKNTYGYRRMTLWLNNFIGIHVNNKREGVL
- a CDS encoding transposase, translating into MYTNKKGNIFLSMIKDLFDNSIQGYQISRNNNIKLVTDTLKKAFENNNKVVADGPILHSDQGFQYTSHAYFNLTQRYGLKVSMSRKGNCLDNACAENFFSHIKSELVNRVKMGELRGGQRCYRRIYKVL
- a CDS encoding IS110 family transposase — its product is MAFLNSNGIDTTIFNPFLVNQYRKSRSLRKTKTDKADAMLIAELLISTAANPATPSYHNQEMKTLCRYRFSLVKQRSKLKADMSRYVDLLFPELGSLGLNPTSSSVMAMLKELPGASYISICNISQLTDILSSSSRGRYGKETAEQVKAMAKESIATANKALSYIMSDTIEQICLLNKRIAKIDGELKNEVEKSGTKLTSIPGIGFCIASVILAEIGDINLFSSADKLQAFAGLDPSTFQSGNFTASHTHMVKRGSAYLRWAIMQGARLCSLNNLKYKQYLDKKIKEGKHYNSALGHLSKKLIRLIFHLLKENEEYDPKVA
- the rsmG gene encoding 16S rRNA (guanine(527)-N(7))-methyltransferase RsmG translates to MIESLAPEEIKKYIDENEARLRQYVSLLIKANELARLTGPSDEGTLWNGHIIDCAFALPLLPAGGSVIDVGTGGGLPGLVWAICRPGLHVTLLDSITRKCVQVERIAELMGLSNVTVVCSRSEDYAKKNLEKFDAAAARAVCAAGILAEYLAPFVKAKGRLIAFKGPKAREELAAVGNKWKNLGLSQPRLVPYELGDMNHCFAVWDKVGPLPKGMPRRPGMAEKFPWYR
- a CDS encoding C45 family autoproteolytic acyltransferase/hydolase, whose protein sequence is METFEKGSKIKNGKLSIIDLRGTWREMGRQYGALMSAELRDIYERAICGRILAQADEPQGIKLQAEKFFTNYPYKFKEILRGMSESSGLSLEELKLVNAFEVIAAMALMPQQCSGIAVWGDYAEGPLVYGRNYDYLPWFKDFDDDIVLACFHPGDGSLAVATLGYAGEIYVVNGMNEKGIFLELNNGMPSGGALWYDSRVPAVTELFGFLLDCSTLDEIESHFQTTKANFAYIVGVADGQTARCFEWPVFEVKRRESHSRPGLTVLTNHFTEFSWGLPRPDDKTYWMTRTRRQNLLTLAKHFKGTINDKVMMDIMDSKIEELGATTDLTLYQMVVVPERYELWFKIPDKQEWTQIDMKEILQPRED
- a CDS encoding FGGY-family carbohydrate kinase, with the protein product MGKYYIAFDCGTMGTKTALYSIDSTRVAEAYRENKISYPRPGWAEMDANCFVSNVREGVRECLAKSGVNPAEVRAISASGIICGIVGIDENWQPVTPFVPYLDNRASGEAKWVRENVKPVWVEESGNAIVDEFMPPMILRWFLNKYTGFRDNAVKVVNNGPFVLGTLAGLTAREAFLDWATMSGWLIGYDARERNWSKRQMKALGIPMEILPRIVKPWDIVGFLCPEEAEKMGLPSGIPIAAGAGDTMQSALASGLLEPGLATDVAGTASIFAVAVSEADSRITAAPGMMFAAGTLEDSYFYWSMIRAGGLSLRWFRDSVANRAGDQMFYAEMDTLAAEIPAGSRGLLFYPYLQGAGPDMPGACGAFLGLFGASDRAAMWRSILEAIAFEYAQMIKIYRECGIPLNEIIGTEGGSKSPLWTQIKADILGGAYNIPTRSEGGLMADVAVAAYAVGDIENIKETMREWITFRGRFEPDARNAAVYEKVFAERQRLLAGPMKELFEGLRSMRNI